The Variovorax sp. PMC12 genome segment ATGGAGCTGGCCATCGTCGCCTTTGCCACTTTCTGGCCGCTGCTGGTGCTGGTGCAGGCGGCGGTGCAGCAGGTCGAGCCCCGGCTGCTCGAGGTAAGCCGCGTGCTGGGGCTGTCGGCGCGCGAGCGGGCCTTCAAGATCGTGCTGCCCGCCATCGTGCCGCGCCTGTTCGTCGCGCTGCGGCTGGGCGTGGCGGTGGCGCTGGTGGTGGCCGTGACGGTGGAGATCGCGGCCAACCCCAACGGCATGGGCTACGCGATGATGATCGCGCAGCAGAGCTTCGACCCCGCGCTGATGCTCGCCTGGCTGGGCTGGATCGGCGTGGTGGGCTTTGCAATCAATGCCGGCATGCTGCTGTTGCAGCGCATGGTGGCGCGGCGGATGGGAGTGCAGCCATGAATGGCCGCGCGCATCTGAATCGCCTCGGCTCGCTCGGCGTGCTGCTCGCGCTGGTCGGGCTGTGGTGGGTGGCCAGCAACGCGGGCTGGGTCAGCCGCGTGTTCCTGCCCACGCCGCAGGCCACGTTCGCAAGCCTGCTCGAAGGGCTGAATCTCTCGGGCACCGGCGGCAACGGCGAACTGCTCGGCTTCACGCAGGCCACGGTGGGCCGGATGATCGAAGGCTGGCTGCTGGCCTCGCTGTTCGGCGTGCTGCTGGGCGCGGCCATCGGCGTGTCGCCCTCGGTGCGCGCCTGGGTGCAGCCGACGCTGGAGTTCATACGCCCCCTCCCCGCTTCCGCGCTGCTGCCGCTGGCGATTTCCATCTTCGGCCTGAACCCCGGCATGGTGCTCTTCGTGGTCGCCTTCGGCGCGATGTGGCCGGTGCTGCTGGCAACGGTGCACGGCTTCGCTGCGGTGGAGCCGCGCCTGTCGGAAGTGGCGAGCTGCCTGCAGATGTCGCGCGCGGCGTACATCTGGAAGATGGGCCTGCCCAATGCCATGCCCGACATCCTGGCCGGCATGCGCCTGGCGCTGACCATTGCGCTCATCGTCGCGGTGGTGGGCGAAATGATCGCCTCGCAAAGCGGCCTGGGCCAGGCCATCCTGCTGGCGGCGCGCGCTTTCCGCGCCAGCGACCTGTTCGCGGGCATCGTGCTGCTGGGGCTCATCGGCTTCGCGAGCAATGCGCTGCTGGCCTTTGCCGAACAACGCCTGCTGCGCTGGCAGCACCCCTGATTCCTTCGTCTTCCAACACCAACATCAACACACCGCAAGGAGTTCCCATGCCACGCAAATTCGTCGACCTGTCGATCTTCCTGGAGAACGACGTGCTGTCCGACCCGCCGGCCTTCGCGCCCAAGATCCAGTACTTCACGCACGAGCAGACCTACGAGCAGATCGAGCCTTTCTTTCCGGGCCTGAAGAAGGAAGACCTGCCCGACGGCGAGGGCTGGGCGGTGGAACTGGTGCAGCTGTCCACGCACAACGGCACGCACCTCGATGCGCCCTATCACTTCCACTCGACCATGGACAAGGCGCTGGGCGAGAAGAAGCCCGCCATCGCCATCCACGACGTGCCGCTCGAGTGGTGCTTCCAGCCCGGCGTGAAGCTCGACTTCCGGCATTTCGCCGACGGCTACGTGGTGACCGCCGCGGACGTCGAGGCCGAGCTCAAGCGCATCGGCCACACGCTGAGCCCGCTGGAGATCGTGGTGGTCAACACGCGCGCCGGTTCGCGCTACGGCAACCCCGACTACGTGTCGGCCGGCGCGGGCATGGGCTATGAAGCGACCATGTACCTGCTGGAGCGCGGTGTGCGCCTCACCGGCACCGACGCATGGAGCTGGGACGCCCCCTTCGTGCACACCGCCAAGAAGTACGGCGAGACGCAAGACGCCTCGCTGATCTGGGAAGGCCACAAGGCCGGCCGCGACATCGGCTACTGCCACATCGAGAAGCTGCACAACCTGGAGGCGCTGCCGCCTACCGGCTTCTTCATCAGCTGCTTTCCGCACAAGATCCGCGGTGCGTCGGCGGGCTGGACCCGCGCGGTCGCGATCTTCGACGACGCGCTGATGGCTTCGGTGTGAGGGCCCGTTCATGAGCATTGCACTCAACCACACGCACGACGTTCATGCGCGCAGCTGGGTCGAATCCGCCAATGCGGCGGGCAGCGACTTTCCCATACAGAACCTGCCGCATGCGGTGTTCCGCCGCGCGGGAAGCAGCGAGGCTTTTCGCGGCGGCGTCGCCGTCGGCGACCAGGTGCTGGACCTCGCTGCGCTGGCCACGCGCGAGCAGCTCGAGGGCCTCGCGCTGCATGCGGCACGCGCGGCCGCGCAGCCTGCGCTGAACGACTTCTTCGCGCTTGGCGCCGCCGCATGGAAGGCGCTGCGCCATGCGCTCTTCGACCTCCTGAAGAACGATGCGCCGGTTGCCACGGTGCAGGCGGTGCGCGAATGCCTCGTGCCGCAGGCCGATGCCGAATACACCGTGCCCGCGCGCATCGGCGACTACACCGACTTCTACACCTCCATCGATCACGCGCTAAACATCAGCCGCCTGATGAACCCCGACGGCGACGTGACACCCAACTTCCGCTGGATCCCCACGGCGTACCACGGGCGGGTGTCGACCATCGGCGTGAGCGGCCAGCGCTTTCATCGGCCGATGGGCCAGGC includes the following:
- a CDS encoding ABC transporter permease, with the protein product MTERGFFRWLRPWVFPALLIGLFEWYARRAAALGSDSLAPPSAAAKAFAGAAMDGSLWQATGFTLGTAALGLLLGAVLGIALGLVLGLSRRAAQLGSMSIEVLRPVPSVALIPLAMLGFGFGVRMELAIVAFATFWPLLVLVQAAVQQVEPRLLEVSRVLGLSARERAFKIVLPAIVPRLFVALRLGVAVALVVAVTVEIAANPNGMGYAMMIAQQSFDPALMLAWLGWIGVVGFAINAGMLLLQRMVARRMGVQP
- a CDS encoding ABC transporter permease is translated as MNGRAHLNRLGSLGVLLALVGLWWVASNAGWVSRVFLPTPQATFASLLEGLNLSGTGGNGELLGFTQATVGRMIEGWLLASLFGVLLGAAIGVSPSVRAWVQPTLEFIRPLPASALLPLAISIFGLNPGMVLFVVAFGAMWPVLLATVHGFAAVEPRLSEVASCLQMSRAAYIWKMGLPNAMPDILAGMRLALTIALIVAVVGEMIASQSGLGQAILLAARAFRASDLFAGIVLLGLIGFASNALLAFAEQRLLRWQHP
- a CDS encoding cyclase family protein yields the protein MPRKFVDLSIFLENDVLSDPPAFAPKIQYFTHEQTYEQIEPFFPGLKKEDLPDGEGWAVELVQLSTHNGTHLDAPYHFHSTMDKALGEKKPAIAIHDVPLEWCFQPGVKLDFRHFADGYVVTAADVEAELKRIGHTLSPLEIVVVNTRAGSRYGNPDYVSAGAGMGYEATMYLLERGVRLTGTDAWSWDAPFVHTAKKYGETQDASLIWEGHKAGRDIGYCHIEKLHNLEALPPTGFFISCFPHKIRGASAGWTRAVAIFDDALMASV